In Flavobacterium gelatinilyticum, a genomic segment contains:
- a CDS encoding MBL fold metallo-hydrolase, translating into MLTIHLLPALYGDTILIDIAKNENQPNTNILVDCGFNFTSGLLPLLEDHHTKGKIIDRFIITHYDEDHISSAAKLIKDNGSASSPKIIKIDQVWHNAYRHLQFEKQNLKPLSPLEEGLLKNFIASQNPQDTSRGTQIGAKQASKLGKELLSGDYSWNTDFQGQAVCIEHKTEVLIKEGVKIILLGPNKTQLQALESAFKRGLKEFGVTLSASEFIDDAFELYIKSIEKGEVENYQGEITGSLISSFTPEIIESIVKNAKYKADRTVGNGSSISFILEADHKKILFLADAHAEPIIEQLQLLYPGQDKLFFDAVKVGHHGSLANNPRKLYDYIDSPLYLISTNGEHPSHAHPDIETLAFIINRPLPENLTSRKLFFNYAPKNLAGIFDDNLKEKLNYTTEVSNKIDL; encoded by the coding sequence ATGCTTACAATACATCTTTTACCCGCTCTTTATGGAGATACAATTTTAATTGATATTGCTAAAAATGAAAATCAACCAAATACAAATATACTTGTAGACTGTGGTTTTAATTTTACTTCCGGATTGCTCCCATTGCTTGAAGATCACCATACAAAGGGAAAAATCATTGACAGATTCATTATTACTCATTATGATGAAGACCATATCAGCAGCGCAGCAAAACTTATAAAAGATAATGGATCAGCTTCAAGTCCTAAGATAATTAAAATTGATCAGGTCTGGCATAATGCTTACAGGCATTTGCAATTTGAAAAACAGAATCTGAAACCACTAAGCCCATTAGAAGAAGGCCTGCTTAAAAATTTTATTGCTTCGCAAAATCCTCAGGATACTTCTAGAGGAACCCAAATCGGAGCTAAACAAGCATCTAAACTAGGCAAAGAATTACTGTCAGGAGACTACAGCTGGAATACTGATTTCCAAGGCCAGGCAGTATGTATCGAGCATAAAACCGAAGTATTGATTAAAGAAGGAGTCAAAATAATTCTTCTCGGACCTAATAAAACACAATTACAAGCGCTTGAAAGTGCATTTAAAAGAGGACTGAAAGAATTTGGAGTTACGCTATCTGCCAGTGAATTTATAGATGATGCTTTCGAGCTTTATATTAAATCGATTGAGAAAGGAGAAGTTGAAAATTATCAAGGCGAAATTACAGGTTCTTTAATCTCTTCTTTCACGCCCGAAATTATTGAATCTATAGTTAAAAATGCAAAGTATAAAGCAGATAGGACTGTTGGGAATGGAAGTTCAATTTCATTTATTTTGGAAGCTGACCATAAAAAAATATTATTTTTAGCTGATGCCCATGCCGAACCAATTATAGAGCAGTTGCAACTTTTATACCCGGGTCAGGACAAACTTTTCTTTGATGCTGTTAAGGTGGGGCATCATGGCAGTTTAGCCAACAACCCTCGAAAGCTTTATGATTACATAGATAGTCCACTATACCTCATATCAACAAATGGCGAACATCCTTCTCATGCTCATCCTGATATAGAGACACTTGCTTTTATAATCAACAGACCGCTTCCTGAAAACTTAACCAGCAGAAAATTGTTTTTTAATTATGCTCCAAAAAACTTGGCAGGTATTTTCGATGATAATTTGAAAGAAAAATTAAATTATACTACTGAAGTTTCTAATAAAATTGATCTTTAA